A genome region from Gadus macrocephalus chromosome 15, ASM3116895v1 includes the following:
- the btaf1 gene encoding TATA-binding protein-associated factor 172 isoform X1, producing the protein MAVSRLDRLFILLDTGTTPVTRKAAAQQLGDVVKLHPHELNNLLSKVLNYLRSPNWDTRIAAGQAVEAVVKNIPEWDPAPKPKKECCEEESPEEPSCDRLSFYHFDISRLLKHGASLLGSAGAEFELQDDKSGEVDPKERLARQRKLLQRKLGLDMGAAIGMDTQELFNDDDLDYTQHNATAAAGSSASNHAPMQAAELIDSEFRPGMSNRQRNKAKRIAKLVAKQRSRDMDPNEKSNDSMDAEPDEKRRKTSNVVIDQSASDVKVVIDNVRDSSSSLEETQEWPLESFCEELCNDLFNPSWEVRHGAGTGLREILKFHGRGGGKLVGSTAEQMTRQHQEWLDDLVIRLLCIFALDRFGDFVSDEVVAPVRETCAQSLGVALRHMTENGVAMTVDILLTLLTEDQWEVRHGGLLGIKYALAVRQDLIPALLPRVLPAITEGLQDLDDDVRAVAASSLIPVVDGLVQLLPNKVPFIVNTLWDALLDLDDLTASTNSIMTLLSSLLTYPQVRQCSLEQCLTVLVPRVWPFLRHTISSVRRAALETLFTLLSKADQDCAQWLNPVLQEMLRHIFQSCILESHQDILDLIQKVWMELLKRAHQQFVVAASCPWMGAWLCLMMQASHIPIDLNMLLEVKCRSKQDKAGIKARQGGLPQVKETVQEYIAGAETVTEDQGTRDYVVVRARLTAAKLLAALCRCICDPQLNAASQEIRPAESLGQLLLFHLNTKSALQRIAVALVLCEWAALQKECQVVSVMVQPRLLAILSEQLYYDEIAIPFTRMQNECKQLIAMLAEANIDVPERINCSVFTIDQANELVTSIFAEATAELCARQPSQWQPLDGKRQQAHATVQETSAEWQRLHQRVHLLVACAVVNLQALPDKLNPLVRPLMEGVKREENALVQGYAASFLAKLLQQCAARQPCPNTKIIKNLCSSACADPAVTPSSSCPVPPPPEALKVGGTEKDCMHHNVSKTRGIITLYRHQRAAFAITSKRGPAPKMSKTSVDFSPGCGIGTDNDEIKRPCLIQRRGAEFSLTTIARHFGAELTGSLPYLWENMVGPLRTAVDDKQGIDAPAQLKRGDAVAQELVNSLQILEVTASAMSAELKPVLLEHLPHLFSCLQHPYTAVRHMAARCVAVLGRTSTLETMHLFLERVLPWLAAIDDCTKQEGAIEAMACIMEQLEVDIVPYIVLLVVPVLGRMSDPNDSIRFMATQCFATLIRLLPLEAGIPDPPAMSADLIRQKARERHFLEQLLDSRKLENYNIPVPINAELRKYQQDGVNWLSFLNKYKLHGILCDDMGLGKTLQSICILAGDHYLRAQEYARTQAAGCSPLPSLVVCPPTLTGHWVDEVSKFCPKEHLSPLHYTGPPLERVRLQHQVKKHNLIVASYDVVRNDIDFFKNIKFNYCILDEGHVIKNGKTKLSKAIKQLAANFRVILSGTPIQNNVLELWSLFDFLMPGFLGTERQFAARYGKPILASRDAKSSSREQEAGVLAMEALHRQVLPFLLRRMKEDVLQDLPPKIIQDYYCNLSPLQVQLYEDFAKSRAKVGVEDTISLASQEEEEKPKLKATGHVFQALQYLRKLCNHPGLVLTPQHPEYKRITEQLAAQNTSLRDIQHAPKLSALKQLLVDCGLGGGGGAAEGCPEAVVAQHRVLIFCQLKSMLDMVEKDLLRPKLPSVSYLRLDGSVPAGQRHGIVSRFNNDPSIDVLLLTTHVGGLGLNLTGADTVVFVEHDWNPMRDLQAMDRAHRIGQKRVVNVYRLITRGTLEEKIMGLQKFKMGVANTIISQENSSLQSMGTDQLLNLFALDKDNKGEKGESSASAAGKTSMRTVLDGLGELWDQQQYDTEYNLDGFMTSLQ; encoded by the exons AGTGTTGCGAAGAAGAGTCTCCTGAAGAGCCGTCATGTGACAGGTTGAGTTTCTACCACTTCGACATCTCCCGCCTTCTCAAACACGGAGCTTCTCTACTGGGATCTGCGGGGGCAGAGTTTGAGCTTCAGGATGACAAGTCTG GGGAAGTAGATCCCAAAGAGCGCTTGGCACGCCAGCGCAAGCTCCTCCAGAGGAAGCTGGGCCTGGACATGGGCGCGGCCATCGGCATGGACACCCAGGAGCTGTTCAACGACGATGACCTGGACTACACGCAGCACAACGCCACGGCAGCTGCAGGATCCAGCGCCTCCAACCACGCA CCCATGCAGGCAGCAGAGTTGATTGACTCTGAATTCAGGCCAGGCATGAGCAATCGACAACGGAATAAAGCTAAGCGGATAGCAAAGCTAGTAGCAAAGCAACGATCCAGAGACATGGATCCAAATGAGAAAAG TAACGACAGCATGGATGCCGAACCCGACGAGAAACGAAGAAAAACATCGAATGTGGTCATCGACCAATCGGCATCAGACGTTAAAGTCGTAATCGACAATGTTCGGGATTCCTCCAGCAGTCTTGAAGAG ACACAGGAATGGCCTCTGGAAAGCTTCTGTGAGGAACTCTGCAACGACCTCTTCAACCCCTCCTGGGAG GTCCGTCACGGTGCCGGCACGGGGCTTAGAGAAATCCTCAAGTTCCACGGGCGCGGCGGCGGCAAGCTGGTGGGGAGCACGGCGGAGCAG ATGACGCGGCAGCACCAGGAGTGGCTGGACGACCTCGTGATCCGACTGCTCTGCATCTTCGCTCTCGACCGCTTCGGGGACTTTGTGTCCGACGAG gtgGTGGCCCCCGTGAGGGAGACGTGCGCCCAGTCTCTGGGCGTGGCCCTGCGTCACATGACGGAGAACGGCGTCGCCATGACGGTGGACATCCTGCTGACGCTGCTCACCGAGGACCAGTGGGAGGTCCGGCACGGCGGCCTGCTGGGCATCAAGTACGCCCTCGCCGTCCGACAG GACCTGATCCCGGCGCTGCTGCCCCGGGTCCTGCCCGCCATCACCGAGGGCCTGCAGGACCTGGATGACGACGTCCGCGCCGTGGCCGCCTCCTCGCTCATCCCCGTGGTGGACGGCCTGGTGCAGCTGCTGCCCAACAAG GTGCCCTTCATCGTGAACACGCTGTGGGACGCCCTGCTGGACCTGGACGACCTCACCGCCTCCACCAACAGCATCATGACCCTGCTGTCCTCCCTGCTTACCTACCCCCAGGTCCGCCAGTGCAG cctagaGCAGTGTCTGACCGTCCTGGTGCCGCGGGTCTGGCCCTTCCTGAGGCACACCATCTCCTCGGTCCGACGGGCGGCGCTGGAGACCCTCTTCACCCTGCTCTCCAAAGCCGACCAG GACTGCGCCCAGTGGTTGAACCCCGTCCTGCAGGAGATGCTGCGCCACATCTTCCAGTCCTGCATCCTGGAGAGCCACCAGGACATCCTGGACCTCATTCAGAAG GTCTGGATGGAGCTGCTGAAGCGGGCCCATCAGCAGTTTGTGGTGGCGGCCAGCTGTCCGTGGATGGGCGCCTGGCTGTGTCTCATGATGCAGGCCTCCCACATCCCCATCGACCTCAACATGCTCCTGGAGGTTAAGTGCCGCTCCAAGCAG GACAAGGCCGGCATCAAGGCCCGTCAAGGAGGGCTCCCCCAGGTGAAGGAGACGGTCCAGGAGTACATAGCGGGGGCGGAGACCGTGACGGAGGACCAGGGCACCAGGGATTACGTTGTGGTGCGGGCGCGCCTCACCGCAGCCAA GCTGCTTGCCGCTCTGTGTCGGTGTATCTGCGACCCGCAGCTCAACGCCGCCTCCCAGGAGATCCGTCCGGCGGAGTCGCTGGGCCAGCTGCTGCTCTTCCACCTCAACACCAAGTCGGCGCTGCAGCGTATCGCCGTGGCCCTGGTGCTCTGCGAGTGGGCCGCGCTGCAGAAG gAGTGCCAGGTGGTCTCGGTCATGGTGCAGCCCCGCCTGCTGGCCATCCTGTCCGAGCAGCTGTACTACGACGAGATCGCCATCCCCTTCACCCGCATGCAGAACGAGTGCAAGCAGCTCATCGCCATGCTGGCCGAGGCCAACATCGACGTGCCGGAGCGCATCAACTGCAGCGTGTTCACCATCGACCAGGCCAACGAGCTG GTAACCAGCATCTTCGCCGAGGCCACGGCGGAGCTCTGCGCCCGGCAGCCGTCGCAGTGGCAGCCTCTGGACGGCAAGCGGCAGCAGGCGCACGCCACGGTCCAGGAGACCAGCGCCGAGTGGCAGCGGCTGCACCAGCGCGTGCACCTGTTGGTGGCCTGCGCCGTGGTCAACCTGCAGGCGCTGCCCGACAAGCTGAACCCGCTGGTGCGGCCGCTGATGGAGGGCGTGAAGCGCGAGGAGAACGCCCTGGTGCAGGGCTACGCCGCCTCCTTCCTGGCCAAGCTGCTGCAGCAGTGCGCCGCCCGCCAGCCCTGCCCCAACACCAAGATCATCAAGAACCTCTGCAGCTCGGCCTGCGCCGACCCCGCCGtcacgccctcctcctcctgccccgtgCCCCCGCCGCCCGAGGCCCTCAAAG TCGGTGGCACGGAGAAGGACTGCATGCACCACAACGTCAGCAAGACCCGAGGCATCATCACCCTCTaccgccaccagagggcggcGTTCGCCATCACCAGCAAGAGGGGTCCCGCCCCCAAGATGTCCAAGACCTCCGTCGATTtttcaccaggctgcggaatcGGTACAGACAATGATGAG ATTAAGAGGCCGTGCCTGATTCAGAGGCGAGGAGCCGAGTTCTCTCTGACGACTATCGCTAGGCACTTTGGGGCCGAGCTCACGGGCTCTCTGCCGTACCTGTGGGAGAACATGGTGGGGCCTCTGAGGACGGCTGTGGATGACAAGCAAGGCATAG ACGCGCCGGCCCAGCTGAAGCGCGGCGACGCCGTGGCTCAGGAGCTGGTCAACTCTCTGCAGATCCTCGAGGTCACGGCCAGCGCCATGTCTGCAGAGCTCAAACCCGTG CTGCTGGAGCATCTGCCGCACCTGTTCAGCTGCCTGCAGCACCCGTACACGGCGGTGCGGCACATGGCCGCGCGCTGCGTGGCCGTGCTGGGCAGGACGTCCACGCTGGAGACCATGCACCTCTTCCTGGAGCGCGTGCTGCCCTGGCTGGCCGCCATCGACGACTGCACCAAGCAGGAGGGCGCCATCGAGGCCATGGCCT gtataATGGAGCAGCTGGAGGTGGACATCGTGCCGTACAtcgtgctgctggtggtgcccGTATTGGGGCGCATGAGTGACCCCAACGACAGCATCCGCTTCATGGCCACTCAGTGCTTCGCCACCCTCATCCGCCTGCTCCCCCTGGAG GCGGGTATACCCGACCCTCCAGCCATGTCTGCAGACCTGATCCGCCAGAAGGCCAGAGAGCGCCACTTCCTGGAGCAGCTGTTGGACAGCAGGAAGCTGGAGAACTACAACATCCCCGTGCCCATCAACGCAGAGCTCCGGAAGTACCAGCAG GACGGCGTCAACTGGCTCTCCTTCCTGAACAAATACAAGCTGCACGGGATCCTGTGTGACGACATGGGCCTGGGCAAGACCCTGCAGTCTATCTGCATCCTGGCTGGGGACCACTACCTCAG AGCGCAGGAGTACGCCAGGACCCAGGCGGCGGGCTGCAGTCCCCTGCCCTCCCTGGTGGTCTGTCCGCCCACCCTGACGGGCCACTGGGTGGACGAGGTCAGCAAGTTCTGCCCCAAGGAGCACCTGAGCCCCCTGCACTACACAGGGCCTCCGCTGGAGCGAGTCAG GTTGCAACATCAAGTGAAGAAACACAATCTCATAGTCGCGTCATACGATGTTGTAAGGAACGACATCGACTTCTTCAA AAATATAAAATTCAATTATTGTATTCTTGACGAGGGTCATGTCATCAAGAACGGGAAGACTAAACTCTCAAAGGCGATCAAGCAGCTGGCTGCTAACTTCCGAGTCATCCTGTCGGGAACGCCCATCCAG aACAACGTGCTGGAGCTGTGGTCGCTGTTTGACTTCCTCATGCCGGGCTTCCTGGGCACCGAGCGACAGTTCGCTGCCCGCTACGGGAAGCCCATCCTGGCCAGCCGCGACGCCAAGAGCTCCTCCCGGGAGCAGGAGGCCG gtgttcTGGCCATGGAGGCGCTCCACAGACAGGTGCTGCCCTTCCTGctgaggaggatgaaggaggaCGTGCTGCAGGATCTTCCTCCCAAGATCATCCAGGACTACTACTGCAACCTGAGCCCCCTGCAG GTTCAGCTGTACGAGGACTTCGCTAAGTCTCGGGCCAAGGTGGGCGTGGAGGACACCATCTCTCTGGCctcgcaggaggaggaggagaagcccaAGCTGAAGGCCACGGGTCACGTGTTCCAg gctcTGCAGTACTTGAGGAAGCTGTGTAACCACCCCGGGCTGGTCCTGACTCCTCAGCACCCCGAGTACAAACGCATCACGGAGCAACTGGCCGCTCAGAACACCAGCCTGCGTGACATCCAACACGCACCCAAACTATCAGCCCTCAAACAG CTGCTGGTGGACTGCGgtctgggcggcggcggcggcgcggccGAGGGCTGCCCCGAGGCGGTGGTGGCGCAGCACCGTGTGCTCATCTTCTGCCAGCTGAAGAGCATGCTggacatggtggagaaggacctGCTGAGGCCCAAGCTGCCCAGCGTCTCCTACCTGCGGCTGGACGGCAGCGTGCCAGCCGGCCAGAGGCACGGCATCGTCTCCAG GTTCAACAACGACCCGTCCATCGACGTGCTGCTGCTCACCACCCACGTGGGGGGCCTGGGGCTTAACCTGACGGGGGCGGACACCGTGGTGTTCGTGGAGCACGACTGGAACCCCATGAGGGACCTGCAGGCCATGGACCGCGCTCACCGGATAGGACAG aAACGCGTGGTGAACGTGTACCGGCTGATCACGCGCGGCACCCTGGAGGAGAAGATCATGGGGCTGCAGAAGTTCAAGATGGGCGTCGCCAACACCATCATCAGCCAGGAGAACTCCAGCCTGCAGAGCATGGGCACCGACCAGCTGCTCAACCTCTTCGCCCTGGACAAG gacaacaagggggagaagggggagtcGTCTGCGTCGGCGGCGGGGAAGACGTCCATGCGGACGGTTCTGGACGGGCTGGGTGAGCTGTGGGACCAGCAGCAGTACGACACTGAGTACAACCTCGACGGCTTCATGACCTCCCTgcagtaa